From a region of the Thermosipho melanesiensis BI429 genome:
- a CDS encoding class II aldolase/adducin family protein — protein sequence MKKEILRAVKFIVDNNLVKGTWGNVSIREGNIIYITPSGVPYDKLKEGMISVVDFNGNLVEGLKPSSELPTHIEIYKSRKDVRAIVHTHPVFSSTISVVSSEIPPIIEDAVMILGPEIKVSEYALPGTWELAKNVVDALSDNHAVILKNHGLITVGTNIDEALTASLICEKTAEIYLYALNIGNFSTISNEDAVMLRNKYLNSYRHMGKDVR from the coding sequence ATGAAAAAAGAGATATTGAGAGCGGTAAAATTTATAGTTGATAACAACTTGGTAAAGGGAACCTGGGGGAATGTTTCAATAAGAGAAGGAAATATTATTTATATTACTCCTTCAGGTGTTCCTTATGATAAGTTAAAAGAAGGTATGATAAGTGTAGTAGATTTTAATGGGAATTTAGTAGAGGGATTAAAACCTTCATCAGAACTTCCAACGCATATTGAGATTTACAAATCAAGAAAAGATGTAAGGGCAATAGTTCATACACATCCAGTGTTTTCGTCAACAATTTCCGTTGTTTCAAGTGAGATACCACCTATAATTGAGGATGCAGTTATGATTTTAGGACCGGAAATAAAGGTGTCTGAATATGCATTGCCAGGTACTTGGGAACTTGCAAAAAATGTTGTTGATGCGCTTTCTGATAATCATGCTGTTATACTAAAGAATCATGGTTTAATTACCGTGGGAACAAATATTGATGAGGCGTTAACTGCAAGTTTAATTTGTGAAAAGACTGCCGAAATATATTTATATGCCTTAAATATTGGAAATTTTTCAACAATTAGTAATGAGGACGCGGTTATGCTTAGAAATAAGTATTTAAATAGTTATAGACATATGGGGAAAGATGTAAGATAA
- the folK gene encoding 2-amino-4-hydroxy-6-hydroxymethyldihydropteridine diphosphokinase has translation MIVGIGIDIIDIGRISLKIADRILTGLEKGKKLNAQYLAGRFSLKEAFFKALGTGLNGNSFKDISILNNDEGKPYIVLHKDFEGFNFCHVSLSHDTFALSNVILEKRQGNVFLGIGTNLGEKEKNLSTALDYLEKVGIKILKTSSIYITKPYGYTNQDNFYNIVVEIDTVLSPKKLLECLLKIEKNMGRKRTIKWGPRIIDIDILFYGNLVIDLEKLKIPHYDFVNRDFFVVPMVEISKDFVHPKFGKTIESLMGNFEKNWEVIDWKLRR, from the coding sequence TTGATTGTTGGAATTGGGATTGACATTATTGATATTGGACGTATATCGTTAAAAATTGCCGATAGGATACTAACAGGATTGGAAAAAGGAAAGAAATTAAACGCCCAATATCTAGCTGGGCGTTTTTCTCTAAAAGAGGCATTTTTTAAAGCACTTGGAACAGGTCTTAATGGTAATTCTTTTAAGGATATTTCGATTTTGAATAATGATGAGGGAAAACCCTATATTGTTTTACATAAAGATTTTGAGGGATTTAATTTTTGTCATGTTTCACTTTCTCATGATACATTTGCGCTTTCAAATGTTATTTTAGAAAAACGTCAAGGAAATGTTTTTCTTGGAATTGGTACAAATTTAGGTGAAAAAGAAAAAAATTTATCAACTGCATTAGATTACTTGGAAAAGGTTGGGATAAAAATATTAAAAACTTCAAGTATTTATATTACCAAACCATATGGATATACCAATCAAGATAATTTCTACAATATAGTTGTTGAAATTGATACAGTTCTGAGTCCAAAAAAACTTTTGGAATGTTTATTAAAAATTGAAAAAAACATGGGGCGAAAAAGAACGATAAAGTGGGGGCCAAGAATAATAGATATTGATATTCTATTTTATGGAAATCTTGTAATTGATTTAGAAAAATTAAAAATACCACATTATGATTTTGTAAATAGGGATTTTTTTGTTGTTCCTATGGTTGAAATATCTAAAGATTTTGTACATCCTAAATTTGGAAAAACTATTGAATCTTTGATGGGAAATTTCGAGAAAAACTGGGAGGTAATAGATTGGAAGTTGAGAAGATAA
- a CDS encoding pyruvate carboxylase subunit B: protein MFVDTTLRDGHQSLIATRMRLIDMLPALDAMDSLGFNAMEVWGGATFDVCVRFLKENPWERIKVIKSKLKNTKTQMLLRGQNLVGYRHYADDVVELFVKKAIENGVDNIRVFDALNDIRNLEKSIEVALKNGAHVQGAISYTVSPVHTVDYYLSFAQQLVERGVNSLCIKDMAGLLTPKRSYELVKKLKERFNVPVELHTHCTSGLGDLNYIAAVEAGVDMLDTALSPFALGTSQPPYESMYFAIREYRALPEIDWKRIAYLVDHFTKVREKYKDYDVAMKSIDYRILVSQVPGGMYSNLVKQLSEQKMLNKLPLVLEEIPKVRKDLGYPPLVTPTSQIVGVQAVLNVLTGERYKKVTNEVKNYVKGMYGRPPAPIDGELMEAILGDEKPIECRPADLLEFELEKFKKEIGILADSDEDLLIYVILGEVGRKYLREKYEEKILVDLELVEEYGGGYPV, encoded by the coding sequence ATGTTTGTTGATACTACATTAAGAGATGGTCATCAATCTTTAATAGCAACGAGAATGCGACTTATTGATATGCTTCCAGCACTTGATGCAATGGATTCATTGGGGTTTAATGCAATGGAGGTTTGGGGTGGAGCAACTTTTGATGTATGTGTAAGATTTTTAAAGGAAAACCCTTGGGAACGTATTAAAGTGATAAAATCTAAATTAAAAAATACAAAAACTCAGATGCTTCTTAGGGGACAAAACTTAGTTGGATATAGACATTATGCTGACGATGTTGTTGAATTGTTTGTAAAAAAAGCAATTGAAAATGGTGTTGATAATATAAGGGTTTTTGATGCTTTGAATGATATTAGAAACTTAGAAAAAAGTATAGAAGTTGCATTAAAAAATGGAGCACATGTACAAGGGGCAATTTCCTACACAGTAAGTCCTGTTCATACTGTTGATTACTATTTATCCTTTGCTCAACAGCTAGTTGAGCGAGGGGTGAATTCTCTTTGTATAAAGGATATGGCAGGATTATTAACTCCCAAAAGAAGCTATGAGTTAGTTAAAAAATTGAAGGAAAGGTTTAACGTTCCAGTGGAATTGCATACTCATTGTACTTCTGGATTGGGAGATTTAAATTATATTGCTGCAGTTGAAGCAGGTGTAGATATGTTAGATACAGCACTTTCACCGTTTGCACTTGGGACATCACAGCCACCTTATGAGTCTATGTATTTTGCAATTAGAGAGTACAGAGCACTTCCTGAAATTGATTGGAAAAGAATAGCTTATCTTGTAGATCATTTTACGAAGGTAAGGGAGAAGTATAAAGATTACGATGTTGCTATGAAAAGTATTGATTATAGAATATTGGTTTCACAAGTGCCTGGTGGTATGTATTCAAACCTTGTAAAACAGCTTTCTGAGCAAAAAATGCTAAATAAACTTCCTTTAGTTTTAGAAGAGATTCCGAAGGTAAGGAAAGATTTGGGATATCCACCACTTGTTACACCAACTAGTCAGATTGTGGGGGTGCAGGCTGTTTTAAACGTTTTAACAGGTGAAAGATACAAAAAGGTTACGAATGAAGTGAAGAATTATGTAAAGGGTATGTATGGTAGACCACCTGCACCAATTGACGGTGAATTAATGGAAGCAATTTTAGGCGATGAAAAACCTATTGAATGTAGGCCTGCAGATCTTTTGGAATTTGAATTGGAAAAATTTAAGAAAGAAATAGGTATATTAGCAGATTCAGATGAAGATTTGTTGATATATGTCATTTTAGGTGAAGTTGGTAGAAAATATCTAAGGGAAAAATATGAAGAAAAAATATTGGTAGATTTAGAACTTGTGGAGGAGTATGGAGGAGGTTATCCTGTTTGA
- the infB gene encoding translation initiation factor IF-2, whose amino-acid sequence MARLRVYELARQLEMDTRDLMKELKELGIEVKSHMSYIDEETVNLLLEMYSEEDELEDELIYEEYEEEVEKEIKRKSKEFVEKSEVVKKKKGVIKLEEEDLKLDKFAQKIGIPQNRIIQDFFMKGEILKPGQTLNLQLAKKIAKIYDIKISFEVEEREEKKVNPLEEVERYFEEKYSEGEGLSERPPVVTVMGHVDHGKTTLLDYIRNTRVAEREEGGITQSIGAYQVEVNGKKITFIDTPGHEIFTEMRARGAQATDIVVLIVAADDGVMPQTVEAFNHAKSANVPIIVAINKIDKPNANVEKTKQELVNKINLIPEEWGGDTIVVPISAKKGQNVDTLLEMILLVAEMQEIKGLPDGPVRAVTIETRMERGFGPVANVIIKDGVLHVGDYVISGKVMGKVKALVNDRGERIREAGPSMPVMIVGFEELPDSHGMVYSVESLSKAREITSKIAELEQKELRRKRHMKLEEILKMMEQSDRKELNLILKADTNGSVLALNGAINKLQSDEIKINVIHSGVGAITSSDVMLATASDAIIFGFRVKADSKARKMAEAEGIQIKTYSIVYKLIEDLKAALEGMLEPEEIEEISGRGEIRKVFKIKKVGSIAGVQMKEGYVESDGIVRLYREGKLIFEGKIESLKHYQQDVKKVEAPQECGIKLEAFDDIKEGDELEFYILKKVSKKLNFDEEKGE is encoded by the coding sequence ATGGCTCGATTAAGAGTATATGAACTTGCAAGGCAGTTGGAAATGGACACAAGAGATTTAATGAAGGAATTAAAAGAGTTGGGAATTGAAGTAAAAAGTCATATGAGTTATATTGATGAAGAGACGGTTAATTTACTTCTTGAAATGTACAGCGAAGAGGATGAATTAGAAGATGAATTGATTTATGAAGAGTATGAAGAAGAAGTAGAAAAAGAAATAAAAAGGAAAAGCAAAGAATTTGTAGAAAAATCGGAGGTAGTAAAAAAGAAAAAAGGTGTGATAAAGCTTGAGGAAGAAGATTTAAAGCTGGATAAGTTTGCGCAAAAAATAGGTATTCCTCAAAATAGAATAATACAAGATTTTTTTATGAAAGGTGAAATTTTAAAACCCGGTCAAACTTTGAATCTTCAACTTGCAAAAAAAATTGCAAAAATATATGATATAAAAATTTCGTTTGAAGTAGAAGAAAGAGAAGAAAAAAAGGTTAATCCCCTTGAAGAAGTTGAGAGATATTTTGAAGAAAAATATTCAGAGGGGGAAGGCTTAAGTGAAAGACCACCTGTTGTAACTGTTATGGGACATGTTGACCATGGAAAAACTACACTTTTGGATTATATAAGAAATACTAGGGTAGCTGAGAGAGAAGAAGGTGGAATTACCCAAAGTATAGGTGCATATCAAGTCGAAGTAAATGGTAAGAAAATTACATTTATTGATACACCTGGGCATGAAATTTTTACTGAAATGCGTGCAAGAGGTGCGCAAGCTACGGATATTGTAGTGCTTATAGTAGCAGCAGATGATGGTGTAATGCCTCAAACTGTAGAAGCTTTTAACCATGCAAAATCCGCAAATGTTCCTATTATTGTAGCAATAAATAAAATAGACAAGCCAAACGCAAATGTAGAAAAAACAAAACAGGAGCTTGTTAATAAAATTAACTTGATCCCAGAAGAATGGGGTGGAGATACTATAGTAGTACCTATTTCTGCTAAAAAAGGCCAAAATGTTGATACTTTACTTGAAATGATTTTGCTAGTAGCAGAAATGCAAGAAATAAAGGGATTACCAGATGGACCAGTAAGAGCTGTAACGATTGAAACTCGAATGGAAAGAGGATTTGGACCTGTTGCAAATGTCATTATAAAAGATGGAGTATTACATGTAGGTGATTATGTGATTTCTGGAAAAGTAATGGGAAAAGTAAAGGCTTTGGTAAATGATAGGGGGGAAAGGATAAGGGAAGCGGGACCATCAATGCCAGTTATGATTGTTGGTTTTGAAGAGCTCCCAGATTCCCATGGTATGGTGTATAGTGTTGAAAGTTTATCCAAGGCAAGAGAAATAACTAGTAAGATTGCCGAGCTTGAGCAAAAGGAACTTAGAAGAAAAAGGCATATGAAATTAGAAGAAATTTTGAAAATGATGGAACAATCTGATAGAAAAGAGTTAAACCTAATATTAAAAGCTGATACAAATGGATCAGTTCTTGCGTTAAATGGTGCAATAAATAAACTTCAAAGTGATGAAATAAAAATTAATGTGATACATTCTGGTGTTGGAGCAATTACGAGTAGTGATGTTATGCTTGCTACTGCATCTGATGCTATAATTTTTGGTTTTCGTGTGAAGGCTGATAGTAAGGCTAGAAAAATGGCAGAAGCTGAGGGTATTCAAATTAAAACATATTCAATTGTATATAAATTAATAGAAGATCTAAAAGCGGCTCTTGAAGGTATGCTTGAACCAGAAGAGATAGAAGAGATAAGTGGTAGAGGTGAAATTAGAAAGGTATTTAAAATAAAAAAGGTCGGAAGTATTGCAGGTGTTCAAATGAAGGAAGGGTATGTCGAAAGCGATGGAATAGTAAGACTATATAGGGAAGGTAAATTAATTTTTGAGGGTAAGATAGAATCTTTAAAACATTATCAACAGGATGTGAAAAAAGTTGAAGCTCCTCAAGAATGTGGAATTAAATTAGAAGCTTTTGATGATATAAAAGAAGGAGATGAATTGGAGTTTTATATTTTGAAAAAAGTTTCTAAAAAATTAAATTTTGATGAGGAAAAAGGAGAGTAA
- a CDS encoding DUF3783 domain-containing protein, which yields MDKKNFVILHGFKKEELFDLMKILKEKFPEKELIFATTTPTNLNWKLSDLISEIEKEHEYMKKMKK from the coding sequence ATGGATAAAAAAAACTTTGTTATATTACATGGTTTTAAAAAGGAAGAATTGTTTGATTTAATGAAGATTTTAAAAGAAAAATTTCCAGAGAAGGAGTTGATTTTTGCAACAACGACACCTACAAATTTAAATTGGAAACTCTCAGATTTAATATCCGAAATTGAGAAGGAGCATGAGTATATGAAAAAGATGAAGAAATAA
- a CDS encoding methyl-accepting chemotaxis protein codes for MKIDGKTLTTISSAFYIQNLMLSFMSQLDEVLVSRISGIRNEIENIARDFENLSNGIENLLRDFSNESNEIVGNIEYATMINSKIDEDLKKLGTNVGNVADKFKETINKTSKTFENFEVIKDLVKNIQKIAKQTNLLALNASIEAARAGEYGKGFSVVASEIQKLAEESQNTSKDISKIVGEISESVRTSLESLKEIEILFNAIQNALKNSMDYMKQNLNVLKNSKELFEITEGKLSDEADLLSKSVEVLKESSNEFNVIVEVIKSIIKAQNSLKEIKL; via the coding sequence ATGAAAATAGATGGAAAAACATTAACAACTATTTCATCTGCATTTTATATACAAAATTTAATGCTATCATTTATGTCGCAATTAGATGAAGTATTAGTCTCTAGAATTTCTGGTATTAGAAACGAAATTGAAAACATTGCACGTGATTTTGAGAATCTTAGTAATGGAATTGAAAATTTGTTAAGAGATTTTTCAAATGAAAGTAATGAGATCGTTGGAAATATAGAATATGCTACTATGATTAATTCTAAGATTGACGAGGATTTGAAAAAACTAGGGACTAATGTTGGTAATGTTGCTGATAAATTCAAAGAGACGATTAATAAAACATCTAAGACATTTGAGAACTTTGAAGTAATAAAAGATTTAGTAAAGAATATTCAAAAAATTGCAAAGCAAACAAATTTACTTGCTTTAAATGCTTCAATTGAAGCTGCAAGAGCTGGGGAATATGGGAAAGGTTTTTCCGTAGTTGCGTCTGAAATCCAAAAACTTGCTGAGGAATCTCAAAATACTTCTAAAGATATTTCCAAAATAGTCGGTGAAATATCAGAGTCTGTAAGAACCTCATTAGAATCGTTAAAAGAAATAGAAATATTGTTTAATGCAATTCAAAATGCTTTGAAAAACTCAATGGATTATATGAAACAAAATTTAAATGTTTTGAAGAATTCCAAAGAGCTGTTTGAAATAACAGAGGGTAAGTTATCTGATGAAGCAGATTTGTTATCAAAATCTGTAGAGGTTCTTAAAGAATCATCTAATGAATTTAATGTTATTGTGGAGGTTATAAAATCAATTATAAAGGCGCAGAATTCGTTAAAAGAAATAAAATTATAA
- a CDS encoding MBL fold metallo-hydrolase gives MRNICLFDNGEHKYYLLGWEESEEEGLVQTNQYLIIHNRKGFLIDPGGAHVFPRVLANVSEVISPDDIEGIFYSHQDPDVSSGITMWLTIASKAKIYISELWTRFLPHFGVFDKKRVVGLKDAGEKGVRFSGYVLDFLPAHFLHSPGHFNVYDPISKILFSGDIGVAVFSFKERMQIIETDFEKYKVYMEGFHKRYMSSNSACKAWVEKVQSYDIDAIAPQHGAVMKGKVVREFLNWFKGLKCGVDLINEFYGR, from the coding sequence ATGAGAAATATATGTTTATTTGATAATGGCGAACATAAATATTATTTGCTAGGTTGGGAAGAGTCAGAAGAAGAAGGGTTGGTTCAAACAAATCAATATTTGATAATTCATAATAGAAAAGGATTTTTAATTGATCCAGGTGGTGCACACGTATTTCCAAGAGTTTTGGCAAATGTTTCAGAAGTTATATCACCTGATGATATAGAAGGCATATTTTATTCGCATCAGGATCCAGATGTTTCCTCGGGAATTACAATGTGGTTGACAATAGCAAGTAAAGCTAAAATATATATTTCAGAATTATGGACAAGATTTCTGCCTCATTTTGGTGTTTTTGATAAGAAAAGGGTTGTGGGGTTAAAAGATGCCGGAGAGAAAGGTGTTAGGTTTTCTGGTTATGTTTTGGATTTTCTACCTGCGCATTTTTTACATTCTCCAGGTCATTTTAATGTGTATGATCCAATTTCAAAGATTCTATTTTCAGGAGATATAGGTGTAGCAGTATTTTCATTTAAAGAACGTATGCAGATAATAGAAACCGATTTTGAAAAGTATAAAGTTTATATGGAAGGATTTCATAAAAGATATATGAGCTCAAATAGTGCATGTAAAGCTTGGGTTGAGAAAGTTCAAAGTTATGATATTGATGCAATTGCACCTCAACATGGTGCTGTAATGAAAGGAAAAGTTGTAAGAGAATTTTTAAATTGGTTTAAGGGATTAAAATGTGGAGTAGATTTAATAAATGAGTTTTATGGGAGATGA